A region of Periplaneta americana isolate PAMFEO1 chromosome 16, P.americana_PAMFEO1_priV1, whole genome shotgun sequence DNA encodes the following proteins:
- the LOC138691968 gene encoding uncharacterized protein isoform X4: MDVIKMEAEDDPFGLLPPDDEYKMEQNKALSEEGNLSHLEAMTMKTECVDHSCDIKTEIKVEDTSDPLSFPVVKTEIDELIFDLDRVQQEQEAEVSSEEDEVLTERISSFD, from the exons ATGGATGTGATCAAGATGGAGGCTGAGGATGATCCTTTTGGCTTACTACCACCTGATGATGAATACAAAATGGAACAGAATAAGGCTTTATCAGAG gAAGGGAATTTATCGCATCTGGAAGCGATGACCATGAAGACAGAATGCGTGGACCACAGCTGTGATATAAAAACAGAGATAAAGGTTGAAGACACATCAGATCCTCTCAGCTTTCCTGTGGTGAAAACTGAAATAGAT GAACTTATATTCGATCTGGACAGAGTTCAACAGGAACAGGAAGCGGAAGTATCTTCAGAAGAAGATGAAGTATTGACTGAGAG
- the LOC138691968 gene encoding zinc finger protein 726-like isoform X2 produces the protein MDVIKMEAEDDPFGLLPPDDEYKMEQNKALSEEGNLSHLEAMTMKTECVDHSCDIKTEIKVEDTSDPLSFPVVKTEIDELIFDLDRVQQEQEAEVSSEEDEVLTERRSTDFKTHLRKHKVERPFKCEICGKCFSSSSNFNRHARVHTGEKPFKCEVCEKCFSDLANFNRHARIHSGETPFKCDVCGKCFTQLGLLKIHARIHSGETPFKCEVCGKCFTQLRLLKRHACIHTREKPFKCKECGRCFLWSSTLRKHTCVRTDERQFKCNVCEKCFSAPSTLRTHVRIHTGERPFKCDVCGKSFYTLTNLRQHIRIHTGERPFKCEICEKCFSELAPLKNHARIHTGERPFKCEECGKCFPLSTTLRNHVRIHTGERPFKCNECGKCFSWSSTLRKHSRMHRRKAIEMEGV, from the exons ATGGATGTGATCAAGATGGAGGCTGAGGATGATCCTTTTGGCTTACTACCACCTGATGATGAATACAAAATGGAACAGAATAAGGCTTTATCAGAG gAAGGGAATTTATCGCATCTGGAAGCGATGACCATGAAGACAGAATGCGTGGACCACAGCTGTGATATAAAAACAGAGATAAAGGTTGAAGACACATCAGATCCTCTCAGCTTTCCTGTGGTGAAAACTGAAATAGAT GAACTTATATTCGATCTGGACAGAGTTCAACAGGAACAGGAAGCGGAAGTATCTTCAGAAGAAGATGAAGTATTGACTGAGAG ACGATCAACGGATTTCAAGACGCATTTACGCAAACACAAAGTCGAACgaccattcaaatgcgagatttgtggaaagtgtttttcatcTTCGTCAAATTTTAACAGACATGCACGCGTACATAcaggcgaaaagccattcaaatgcgaagtctgtgaaaagtgtttctCGGATTTGGCAAATTTTAACAGACATGCACGCATTCACTCAGGCGAAACGCCATTTaaatgcgatgtgtgtggaaagtgtttcacaCAATTGggacttttaaaaatacatgctCGCATTCACTCAGGCGAAacgccattcaaatgcgaggtgtgtggaaagtgtttcacaCAGTTGAGACTTTTAAAAagacatgcatgcatacacacacgcgaaaagccattcaaatgcaagGAGTGTGGGAGGTGTTTCTTATGGTCGTCAACATTAAGAAAACATACATGCGTACGCACAGACGAAAGGCAATTCAAATGCAACGTATGTGAAAAGTGTTTCTCTGCACCGTCAACATTAAGAACTCATGTACGCATTCATACAGGCGAGAGGCCATTCAAATGTGACGTGTGTGGAAAGTCTTTCTATACATTGACAAATTTAAGGCAACATATACGCATACACACTGGCGAACGGCCATTCAAATGTGAGATTTGTGAAAAGTGTTTCTCAGAATTGGCACCTTTAAAAAATCATGCACGCATAcacacaggcgaaaggccattcaaatgcgaggaaTGTGGGAAGTGTTTTCCATTGTCGACAACATTGAGAAATCATGTACGTATTcacacaggcgaaaggccattcaaatgcaacGAGTGTGGGAAGTGTTTCTCGTGGTCTTCAACATTGAGAAAACATTCACGCATGCACAGGCGAAAGGCCATTGAAATGGAAGGAGTTTGA
- the LOC138691968 gene encoding uncharacterized protein isoform X3, producing the protein MDVIKMEAEDDPFGLLPPDDEYKMEQNKALSEEGNLSHLEAMTMKTECVDHSCDIKTEIKVEDTSDPLSFPVVKTEIDELIFDLDRVQQEQEAEVSSEEDEVLTERCRDRRY; encoded by the exons ATGGATGTGATCAAGATGGAGGCTGAGGATGATCCTTTTGGCTTACTACCACCTGATGATGAATACAAAATGGAACAGAATAAGGCTTTATCAGAG gAAGGGAATTTATCGCATCTGGAAGCGATGACCATGAAGACAGAATGCGTGGACCACAGCTGTGATATAAAAACAGAGATAAAGGTTGAAGACACATCAGATCCTCTCAGCTTTCCTGTGGTGAAAACTGAAATAGAT GAACTTATATTCGATCTGGACAGAGTTCAACAGGAACAGGAAGCGGAAGTATCTTCAGAAGAAGATGAAGTATTGACTGAGAG